From the genome of Burkholderia cepacia ATCC 25416:
TCGAAGCGGGCGGCCGCGCGGTCGCGGTGGGCGGCGACGTGTCGAAGGCAGCCGACGCGCAGCGCATCGTCGATACGGCGATCGACACGTACGGCCGTCTCGACGTGCTCGTCAACAATTCCGGCGTGTACGAATTCGCGCCGATCGAGGCGATCACCGAAGAGCACTATCGCCGGCAGTTCGACACGAACGTGTTCGGCGTGCTGCTGACGACGCAGGCCGCCGTCAAGCATCTCGGCGAAGGCGCGAGCATCATCAACATCAGCTCGGTGGTGACCAGCATCACGCCGCCCGCCAGCGCCGTCTACAGCGGCACCAAGGGCGCGGTCGACGCGATCACCGGCGTGCTCGCGCTCGAACTCGGCCCGCGCAAGATTCGCGTGAACGCGATCAACCCGGGGATGATCGTGACCGAGGGCACGCACAGCGCGGGCATCATCGGTTCGGATCTCGACAAGCAGGTGCGCAGCGAGACGCCGCTCGGCCGCCTCGGCGAGCCGGACGACATCGCGTCGGTGGCCGTGTTCCTCGCGTCGGACGATGCACGCTGGATGACCGGCGAGCATCTCGTCGTGAGCGGCGGGTTGAACTGATCGGGCGGGGCGGCGCATCGGTGCGCTTGCGCCGGTC
Proteins encoded in this window:
- a CDS encoding glucose 1-dehydrogenase → MSKLAGKVAIVTGGSKGIGAAIAKALAAEGASVVVNYASSKAGADAVVGAIVEAGGRAVAVGGDVSKAADAQRIVDTAIDTYGRLDVLVNNSGVYEFAPIEAITEEHYRRQFDTNVFGVLLTTQAAVKHLGEGASIINISSVVTSITPPASAVYSGTKGAVDAITGVLALELGPRKIRVNAINPGMIVTEGTHSAGIIGSDLDKQVRSETPLGRLGEPDDIASVAVFLASDDARWMTGEHLVVSGGLN